Part of the Lotus japonicus ecotype B-129 chromosome 6, LjGifu_v1.2 genome, CAGTAGTGATATATAGTATACATATAGTATACATATAGAAAATACTTTTCTCTTAGTGGATTATTCTTCTGCCTTTGGTTGGGAGTACCTTGGTACAGTAGTGGTATTAGATTAATCCAATCATATGATTAAATTAATTAGCCAactaaaaaaagaataatttacTAGAATTAAATAATATACGAAGTTCGAAACGAAATTTCATGTAACGAGAAAATGATATTTtaggaaggaaagaaaacgcgACCAGGAACAAACACCGTCTGAACGGAGTCTGCGAAATTTCCCAATCTTTTCAAGGAGCTGCTTGCCCTAATCACCCGCTCCCACTCCTCCTCCGGTGGTTTGCTACCGTCGCCGGCCTGAAAACCAACCACCGCCGCCACTCTCTTGCCGGCGGCACCACCTGTGCTCCCTGACACTCTCACTCGCCAGCAAGAAGACTAACATAGCAGAACAAGACCAAGAAGAAACCCTTTCCTGCATTCATTCACTGCTCGTCGTTTCAATCACTCAGCGAATCGAACAGAGTGCTGGAGGTAGCAGCAGCATCAGCATCAGCTTTCTCTCCACTGGTAAACCCTTTGTTTGATTGAAATGCTAACTTTGACTTCAACTGAATCTTCGTCTTTTCGTTTTTATCTTAGTTTCTTTTCCTTGATTTTCTCGTGTGAGTTTATAACTGTGGTTTGTCCTTTTTGCAATTTTGTTAAAGGAGGGTTTGGAGTGTTGTTACTGGTTATgatttttttgtgtggtttgAATCAAGTTCAGTTTTCGTTGAGCTGGACCAGTTTCAAGTGACACTTTTTGGATCTACGAGTTTCGATTGTTTCAACGAAACTGATTTCAAGTTATGCGGAACAAACTTAACTTTGGTTTGATAAACATTACTTGATTTGATAATAAgctgtttttcctttttccttttagATTAATTAGTTTTAGATGTGTTCAGTTCAGCCTAGACATGCTGCTTTAGATTCACTCAGCTGGCATTTGGATTTTGGAGTTCTAGGTAGACTGATTGATCTCAAATGCTTTGTTTAGTGCACCATGTAAAGAGTGGATATTAGAAACTGATATTGTCCGTATAAATGATGTTTAGTGCATTTGTGTGGTAGTATGATTCTATAATGTCGTATCGCTATTATGTTTGAGGGTGTGGGATAAGATCTGATAGGAAAGGAAACATGATGCATGGTCGTGAGCAGAATGACAGAAACCCTGCTTGAAGTGGAGGGTATCCTCTCTTTTTCAGACTGACTTTTAGCTTTTAGATGTGCCCTTTCCTCTATTAGTTGGGAATTTGGAATCGCAATCTTGCTTGTCCATCTCCTTGCGACTATTCTTTACTATTCAATGGGTATCGACTCAGGAGCGTGAGTCACGTTTCAGATTTCTGAATAGCCTGGCATTTAGTAGCGGgctctcttccttttttttctccttATTTGATTTCTGCATTTATTGTGATGCTCTGTTACTTTCCTTTTTAGTTGTAAATGGTCTTAAATTGACATTAAATTAGATAATTTGGTCATATTCAATATAGAAACTAATAATATATGTTAAATCTATCAGGTAGCTTATCCAGTTCTGTGTCAATCATTGGATTATAAAGAGGATTTTTGGTTCCTTGTACTATCAAGTCTTATCGTTTCCTTCTATCATGGTCAAATAACCATCTAAAGCAAGGTTATCAAATCAGGATTTGAAGTATGAATCGGAAGACCTATTTTCTGAATTGTGAGTCAAATCGAATGTCATTATGAATCGTAAGATACACATGATTAATAATTATGCACAAATAAAATATACCTTTAAATAAAGTAACATTTCAACATACAAATATTAGTCGTTTTAAGTCAAATAAGTAAACAAGTCATTGCATATGAATCTAAACACAAAAGGCTTCTGTGTTTTGAAAGCCAACAATATCTTTCCTCTTTTCCCTCCACCTCCCCCGTTTAGCGGCAGCTCAcctctcctcttcctcttctcgcCTCGCCTATCTTCTTCCTGGAGCGGCATTTTCccactctttctcttcttcagcACCCCTCCCCTCCCCATATGGGTGCAGTGGGTTTCACTATGCGGCGACACCAACAACCATAGTGGTTGCACCATTTTCCTCCACCCTCATGACCCATCTCTTCTTCTCCGCAAAAAAAAGTACAATTCACATAGTCGGGTTTTGCAACTCACCCCATTCCGAGCGTGTGACCCGTGCACGATGTATATCCGAATCTTGATTCCTCTAATACAGAGGCGATCACACGATTCTAGTTGTTATTCAGGGTTGAAAATGAGTCACAATTTGATCTGAATCAATATCTATCAATTTGGCATCAAATTGCGATATGAGTCGTACAATTTATGCAATTCTAACTACACTGATATTCCAAAGCAACTCAATCTGGCTTTTCTTagtttacttaatatttaatcTAAAAGTTCAGTGCCCAATCAAGATAAAAGGGGGAAGACTTGGTGCTATAAACCTCCCGCCATGTGCAAGGTCCAGGGAGAGGCCAGATCCACAACTTTGTGGATCTAATGTATTGTAGGCAGCCTAACCTTGCATTTTTGCAAGAGGCTTATTCCATGGCTCGAACATGTGACCGCAAAGTCACATGACAACAACCTTACTGTTGCTCCAAGGAGTGCCCTCTAAAGAGGCCAAGCAAGATAAATCCACCTAATTGATTAGAAAATTGACGCTGGATGAAGAGACTAACTATGAAAGTGATGGGCTTTCTGAGTGGGGCATGGCCCACAGGTGGAAACCACTTGTGGGAATGCCGGAGGTAGGGGAGGAACCACACCCATAAAAGTAGGTTTCCCCTTGATTGGTAGACAAATTTTTCAGCAAGCCCCCTCAAATAGATGaaatatctttttctttttaagtttGTATGTAAATATGTATTTAGTACCCATATTAATTTTTCCCCTAGTTTCTTCCGCTGATCTGGCAAgatgttttttttaatcaagATGTCATTGGTGCTTCCAAATCAGGAATTGGGACTTCGGAGCTTCAGTTGCATGTTGTGTCACTCCCTAAAATTGGCAGTTCAGTCAAGGACTGGACATGCAATTGATATGTTCTGAGCCAAAACTCACCAGCTAATttataaaagaaagaaattcCAACCGAGCATCTAAGAAGGATCCCATAAAGGTGCAAAGTTCATAACCTTTCTTATCTCCTATGCTTATTAAATATTACTTTGTATGCTCTTGGGCCCTGGCCTTTCTGTACCTGTATTAAGTAGCTTAGTCTTTCTTTTTGGAAATAAAAGGAATATTATTGGATTTGGATGAGAGAATAGGAATGGAGGATACGGCACAttagagaaaaggaaaaagaaacaaaagaaaaacaaacatgAAATCCCATAACTAAGCTAAGATCGACATTTTCTTTGCATGTCTGATAGAATAAAAGCCTATGAGACTATTGACTGAGAGTGGGGCTTGAACTTCCCAACGGAATTAGCAAGAAGAAAGTCATCACCATTTGGAGAATAAGTTAGAAACTGAATAGGATTTACTAGAAAACACTCCAGCGTCCAGATGAGTATAAATACTGCTATCTCCTGAAGAAGATTGGTTGACAGATCTGAGCAACTGTTAATCTAATTTTTACTTATAGGGATGCCTGACTGAGAGCCGTATGAGTATTTAAAATTttctgttcttcagcccaaggATCTAATACATGGTCCAAATAATCAATTTTAACACATTACAAActtgtcaattttttttcaacTGACACCAAGGTTGCTGCATAGTGACTTGGTTGTCACAAGTTGCCGAGTTCTAGAGTACAGGAGCAAAGGCTCCATATGCCTCAACCTCTCCAAGTCATACATTGATGGAAGGTTGAGCCTCATGCTCTAGGCTACGCATTTGACATTAATGAGATTTTCCTTTTATCATCTACATGTGTCATATAAGAATGCAATCTGTTCATTGTGTTTTGAATATAAATTACATGTGGCATGTATTTTAAGAGTAAGTCAACTACTTACTACCATGTATATAGCTGTCATATGGGCTGACCTTGTTCAGCTTTAAGTTTCATTATCAGTCCTATGTCAGCTGGATTTGCTTGTGATGTTTGGTACATAGTTTCTGAAATTGTCAACACTGCCATACCCATAATGGGTTGATGGATTAGAAGGGGCTATAACTTAGAATTGCCAGATATAATTGCCCCCTAGTTGAACATTGATATTTTTAACCTTGGCGTGATTATGGAATTAGGATTTTGGCTTAGAGTATTGATGAGATGTGCAGTACTTGATGAAGTTTATTTCTTTTAGACTGATACCAACAAGCTTGTTGTTTATGTGTTAGCAAATCTTAGCCTATAGATAAAGCTGTTGTCAGACCCAAAAGGTGCCTTTGTGTTTCATGGTTGGCATTCTATGCCCATCATCACCCTTCTATTCCAATTAACATTTACTTCTTGGTTCATATTAGCTTTCATTTTATCGGGTTCGTGCCTCTGAATTAGAATATAACTTGTTATGAGGATATACTTTTTGTTTTTACATGCATGCAGTGGAGGGTGTGAGAAAGAGGAGCCCGACTAGCTGATCATATTATTCACATGTATCATATTTGGTTGTATATTGAACTGTTGTACATGAAGTTCATACCTTGGCATGTTCCTTTTGGCTCCTTTAAAGCGAGGAATTCACTATATAGAAGAAAAGTTGATCTATTGTAGCCATTGACTGAAAAATCGGTGGTTGAGATTTAAACAATTTCACAGTTTGGTATACTTTGTTTGGACATGATTATGATATCGACCCTTGACTTCCATTCAATGGCTATGTCTCCTTACTTTTTCTTCTAATGTGTATTTATCACTTTAGAGAAGTTAAATCCAATACTGTTGTACTTAATTTTCTTTGTATCAACTAAATGAGAATAATGGAAGTGTTGGATTACAGATTGCTAgctattttattcttttttattgGATCTACGCGcaggttgttgttgttattattattatcatttttattattactattattaattataattattttgataCAGGTGCTATGGGGATATCATTGTTAAAAGTGCTTGTTAATAGCATATCCTCATTTTTGCATTTATCATTTTCTGGTAATATAAACTTAGAACCAGTCTCTAAGTATTACCAGAAGGCAGAGGATATACTTAAGTTGTTGAAGCCGATCATTGATGCGATTGTTAATTCTGAGTTCGCTTCTGATGAAGTGCTAAGCAAGATGTTTGAAGAACTTGCTCACACTGTTGATGAATTAAAGGAGTATGTTGATAATTGGCACCTATTGTCTAGCAAAGTTTATTTTGTAAGTGCCACAAATTCTTGACTCATAAAAGGCTTATTTATCTTAGTTGTTAATTTAGTGTATAATGAGTTGAGCCTCCATTATGGGGTGGTTATCCTTTTTGTTTCTTTATGTGCACATTAAATTTTGGGATAAATATGTTTTCAATATATTGTTTTGTGGTTGGTGAGAAAATCATGCTGTGTTGATGTTTTGTATAGAAGGGTATAGTTATGATAGCGGTGGTGTATTCTGTTGTTTTCCGTCTTCCTCTTGCTCTCCCCACCTTTCTTCTATCAtcctttttcttctccttcttgtaTATTACTCGATAGTGTTTTACTCCCCAGTTAATCAATGTTTTGCTTTGTGTTTGCTTTGCACCTATATTATAATTTCAAGttcatttgttttcttataATTAGAAGTTTTACTTTTGGAGAATCAAAGGTTCAGGATCCTAATAATTCGAAAGACATTATGGTGATGGTATTATGTGGTGGTAAATGAGATGTGTTTGTGATGGATGTAATGGCATTGTAGCTTGCTTGTTGCATTCAAACTGCAGCAGTTTCTATTTTCCTAATAAGAATTTTCATTCTATTATTTCATGATTTCATCACCATTCTTTTAGTTTTGCTCATGGTCTTGCATCATCATTTTTGGAAACATAAATATTTGTGTTCTCTTGAAAATGTATAGGTTATCTTTGCATTTAGCATCTccagaaattaattttttgagttGCTACTTACTTGCCGAAACTTAGTCCACTCCTTTGTATAGTTTTCAAAGtgatcataattaattgtctgtCTCGTTAGATTCGTAAAGTATAACATCCAATTTAACTAAgtgtattttctttttcaaatttaattaacaGGTCAAATTCCTTATCTATTACCTTTGTAAAATCTAAGCGTTACAACCTTTATTCAAAATAATCCTTTTCCATTGAATATGGCCTTTTGGTTGCCGTCTTGCTGACAGTTGTTATTATCTTATGTTACTGAGTCTTCGCCATTCAAATATTTGGGTTCAATTAAGACATTTCTTAATATCCAAAGAAGTTCGTTTGTCATTTTTCGCTTACTTTAGAATGTCTTTGTTTCTTCTCAATCCCTCTATAATCTGTGTGATTGATGGTTGGAATCAGATttaacttgtcaaatgcatgaAATTAACCATGTAGATATTGATAGGTTAGTTCTTAGTGATATTTGAACTTATTAAAGAGACGATAATTGTGCAGAACCATTGGATTGCTTCTtgtttattcatataagaaaaagTACTTGAGATGTAGAGGTCAATCTAATGGTATAGTAATACTTGAGTTTTTTTACGAATGAAAATGATATCTGTATAGTATTTCATTTTTCCTCATAACACACATCGATATCCAGAGGTCACTCCTTCCTAAAAGATTGCTGTTCCCTTCTGTTGAAAGTTGCAGGGTTAGTGTTTAGGTAGTAGAGAGAAAAAGGAATACTTGAATAATGAAATTATATTATTGATGTGAAGGATGATGTTGGATGTTGTTAAAGAAACAAAGTACTAAACCTTATTCATAAATCATACTAAGACTAGGCTCTTTATCCTAACTAAACAAGGcaataaataatgaaattaaGGAAAAATGTAAAGTAATTCTAAGTGATAATCTAAGATCATATTTTATGATAGAATAATGATCTGGGGAGACACTTTTTAGATATTTCAACACCCAAAACCGCCCCGCCCCCCCCACCACAAAAAAATACTTAAAGCTAAAGTTTACTAATCTTTAAGCTTTTACAAATGAAACCTTTGTGAAAGAAAAATAACCCAACAATATTAATTGAGATTTGAGACTGATCGAGCCATATTGCATCGGTTGTGAGGATATAGGTCAGAATTTGAAGCCAGACTAGACTGCATGTAGGACAAAGTTTGAGGCCAGACTGCGTCTGAGACATCAGTTGGGAGGATCAAATTGCGACTAGGACAAATATCGAGGCCAAACTTCAATTAGGATGAAAATTTGGGCCAAATCTCAACTGGGACAAAAATTAGTACTAAACTGTAACTAGTATAATAGTCGAACTCAGAATGCATATGGAATAGATGGGGCTAGATTGCCTGTGGGATATTCAGGGCCAGATTGCTTCTAGGATATGGGACAAAAGCCGAGGGCTGTAAAGGCTGTGGAGATGGTTGGGAGGAGGACATGGCAATGGGATGCATTGATCTAAGGATCAAGAGAAGTTGGGGAGCAGAAAGGTCCGCTGATAATGAGAGAAGATGAGAGGAAAAGGTGGCCGGAATTTGTGCACGCCCAATGCAAAGATTTATGGAGGTAGTGACATTATTAGCATGGAGTTCCGAATTTTAGGGAGCTTGATTGAAAAAGAGACAAGGCATGTGGAGGATGGTATCgctttgatatcattttgaaaGTTATAAGATTAGTCTTGGTAGTGTCATTATTACTGTATAGTTTTGGATTTTAGGGAACTTGATAGCAAAAGAGTGATGGGGCATGTCATGGGGGATGGTATCGCTTTGATATTATGCTGAAAGTTATAgaattagtgcatgtttggatacatggtAGGAAACCACAGTGAAGTCAAAATCATGGTGGGCAGCCACAAAAACTAAGGGAAAATGCACCGTGTTTAccatgattttggctcaccatggTTTTCCACCGTGTTTCCAAAAAATGCACTCAGTCTTTTAGGTATAGAAGGAGGAAAATGTACTTTGATATTGATGTGAAAATGTATGATGTTGGATGTTAATAGAGATGACAAAGcactaatccttatttttcctAATTAAATACGGGAACATTAATGAAATAAAGAAAGATGGATGCGAATTATAAAAGATAATTAAGATCCATATTTTATGATAGAATTATATGCACTATATTCTTTCAATATTCTAACACCTTTGTCTACAACTTTGTGAGATGTGATTTGCTTAAAAGTGAGCGGTGTTCTTATGTTTTTGCTTGAGTTGGGTTTCTACCTGGTGTAGAAGTAGAATGCCCTTCAAAACTCTATCTTGTTGCCGAATATAACATGTACTTGTTCCTTTTGTTGTGGCCTCATCTTTTGGAGTTTCATGGTGTGATTCTTGCACATTAAATGTGTGCGGAGTTCTCACTACGGCTTTCTTGATCAATAGGTTATGCAAGTTGAACCCTTATTATCTAGGACCTGCACTTCAGGGCTTAATATTTTACAGTGGCTGAAGGCTTCTCAGCTATGTTCTCATGGTGAATTGAGTTCTGAACATTTAGAGGTAAATATTCTATTAATCAAATTGTTAATGCAAGATTTCTGATTCAATTGGATTTCACTATTGGGAAGAAACTTAGGATGTATGATATCAATTTCAAATTGCAGCACTGTGTTCAGAAATTTAAGCTTTTGGGTCATGAAGAAACCTCATCAGTCATTAAGGAAGCTATTGCGGAACAACTGGACGGTGTGGGGCCCAGTTCGGAGATCCTGGCACAAATTGCTGATAGCCTGGGCCTAAGGTCTAATCAGGAGGTTCTGATTGAGGCTGTGGCCCTAGAAAAGTTGAAGGAGAATGCTGAACAAACTGAAAAGACTGCAGAAGCTGAATACATTGATCAAATGATTGCTATTGTAACACGTTTGCATGAGCGTCTTGTTATGCTCAAGCAAGACCAGAGTTGCAGCCCAGTTCCTGTACCTGCTGATTTTTGTTGTCCTCTTTCTTTGGAATTGATGACTGATCCGGTGATTGTGGCCTCAGGGCAAACTTATGAGCGGGCTTTTATCAAGAACTGGATTGCTCTTGGCCTTACTGTTTGTCCAAAGACACATCAGACCCTGGCTCACACGAACCTAATACCTAACTACACTGTAAAGGCACTAATTGCAAACTGGTGCGAGTCAAACAATGTGAAATTGGTTGATCCCACAAAGTCCACGAATTTGAATCAACCATCTATCCCTCATGGGTATATGGAGTCTGGTACAACCAGAGAATCTCCTGTTTTACCTCATTCCAGGAACAACCAACCATCCTCACCTGAGTCAGCTCGTTCTCGTTCTTTTAGTTCACCAGGTAATAACTTGACTTCTTCTGGTGGAATCCACAGAGAGGGAACATCACCTGTGCATCCCCGTTCAACTTCAGAAGGTTCCTTAAGTGGCATGGTAAACGGTCTTGCAAGAATATCACTTGTAGGTTCAGATGACAGGTCTGCTTGCTCAGATGAAAGCAGCATCGATTCAGTCGTTCAATCATCAATGTCACCATCTAGAATTGAATCGGCCACTGCCTTTAGCTCTGAACAATCTCAAACCCATGTTAGAGCTGTATCGGACTCCAGTGCTTTTTCTGGTGCAAATTTTCCTCAAGAAACACAAGGTGATGACAACAATGCCTCTCAGCTGTCAACGAGTCCTGGCTACAGCAGAGAAACTTCCGGTGAATTAAGTCCAGGGCCAGATGCTTCTACTGTTGCTGCCATGCCATCAGTGCATAGAGAACCTGAATTTCCACCCCGATTGATGGAGACAAGGTCTCGAAGCCAAGCTATTTGGAGGAGGCCATCAGAAAGACTTGGGCCTAGGATAATATCTTCTTCTGCCATTGAAACAAGAGCTGATCTTTCTGGAATTGAAGCCCAGGTTCGGGGTTTAGTTGAGGGCTTGAGGAGCTCTGATCTTGATACTCAGAGAGAGGCAACAGTAGAAATCCGCCTTCTTGCAAAGCACAATATGGATAATCGAATTGCAATTGCAAACTGTGGAGCCATTAGCTTATTAGTTGAGTTACTTAAATCCACTGATACAAGAATCCAGGAAAACGCTGTTACTGCACTTCTCAACTTATCAATTAATGACAACAACAAAGCTGCTATTGCAAATGCTGGAGCAATTGAACCCCTGATTCATGTGCTTGAGACTGGGAGCCCAGAAGCCAAAGAAAATTCTGCTGCTACTCTTTTCAGCTTgtcagtgattgaggaaaataaGATTAACATTGGGAGGTCTGGGGCAATTGGACCACTAGTTGATTTATTAGGAAACGGAACCCCAAGGGGA contains:
- the LOC130724181 gene encoding U-box domain-containing protein 4, which produces MGISLLKVLVNSISSFLHLSFSGNINLEPVSKYYQKAEDILKLLKPIIDAIVNSEFASDEVLSKMFEELAHTVDELKEYVDNWHLLSSKVYFVMQVEPLLSRTCTSGLNILQWLKASQLCSHGELSSEHLEHCVQKFKLLGHEETSSVIKEAIAEQLDGVGPSSEILAQIADSLGLRSNQEVLIEAVALEKLKENAEQTEKTAEAEYIDQMIAIVTRLHERLVMLKQDQSCSPVPVPADFCCPLSLELMTDPVIVASGQTYERAFIKNWIALGLTVCPKTHQTLAHTNLIPNYTVKALIANWCESNNVKLVDPTKSTNLNQPSIPHGYMESGTTRESPVLPHSRNNQPSSPESARSRSFSSPGNNLTSSGGIHREGTSPVHPRSTSEGSLSGMVNGLARISLVGSDDRSACSDESSIDSVVQSSMSPSRIESATAFSSEQSQTHVRAVSDSSAFSGANFPQETQGDDNNASQLSTSPGYSRETSGELSPGPDASTVAAMPSVHREPEFPPRLMETRSRSQAIWRRPSERLGPRIISSSAIETRADLSGIEAQVRGLVEGLRSSDLDTQREATVEIRLLAKHNMDNRIAIANCGAISLLVELLKSTDTRIQENAVTALLNLSINDNNKAAIANAGAIEPLIHVLETGSPEAKENSAATLFSLSVIEENKINIGRSGAIGPLVDLLGNGTPRGKKDAATALFNLSIFHENKNRIVQAGAVRHLVELMEPAAGMVDKAVAVLANLATIPEGRNAIGQEGGIPVLVEVVELGSARGKENAAAALLHLCLHSNRFLSTVLQQGAVPPLVALSQSGTPRAKEKAQALLNQFRSQRHGNSGRG